ATTAGGCAATTTCCTTTATACAAACAGGCATGCATGTAACCTATCAAAGGGAATTTAAGGTCAAAAGGATTATTAGAAATGTGCAAGCAGTTTACCTGAAAAAATAAGGGGAAATATTGGAGAATTCTGCTAGCATTTTGCTTTTTATTGGCTTTTTTGACAGTTCTACCTATTGTATGCATCATGCagaatttgttgttttattttattactgaaaggattttttaaaagtgacctgctgcaaataaaaaattagcTAGTGGTTAACTCTGGTACTGTCACGCTGCTGGTGGAGACGGAGATGGCAGATAAAACTTGAAGGAAACCGGAGTAgataaataaactgtaatttattgaaaacaaataaacaagcaaaaccAAGGAACATAAACCACACAGGAACATTAATCACGGACCATGGGAGTGAGAGACTGAGGACAATATATACACAGAGACAGGGGAGTGGCTACAAACGAGCaaacgaggggaagtacaaatatgggcaaggactaaaccaaataCACTAAACCAAAAGGGGGAGCAAACGGAACAAACCAAAAGAACAAGAACCATaagggaaaaacactaggaaaacCAAGACAAACCaaacacaatcctgacattacccccTCCCCCCCCCTCacaaggcgcgactcgcgccgtaacacaCACTGGGGTGGGTGGGTGGGCGCTCTGGAGGCCGGTAGGCAGGGACACAGGCGACACAAGATATAGGGacggcctccagggcggatcagggagttcaggggACCATGGCGGATCACACAGTCCATTGGGCCATGGCGGATCGGGgagttcagggagccatggccgagcacacagttcatgaggccatggcgggtctggggattcagggagccatggccggGTCCACAGTTCatttggccatggcgggtctggggattcagggagccatggccgagcacacagtccttgtggccatggcgggtccggGGGTccgggaagccatggccgggtaaacagttcaggaggccatggctgaacaggggagtagccccccccccaaattttcttgggggaatttacAGTTCTGCCAGCCCTAGGGAGCGCTGGATGAGgtgctggctcaggagggcgtgcaggagggcgcgctgaaggaggagccgactcaggagggcgcgcaggagggcgcgctgaaggagaagccgactcaggagggcgcgctgaagggagctccggctctggagggcgagctggaccGAGCTCCGGCTCTGGTGGGCGAGCTGGAAGGCGCGctggggccctccagggctgtgCGGGCAACCGCGTCAAGGATCGGGACCTGGgaagagcagggatagaggaggtgGACAGAggaaggggagaagcagagagttcaacagttaacgccgcctccctatGAGGTTCTACAGCCtgggctgacacctcaggaggcatagGCGCAGCTTCTCCGGCGATAGAGGGTTCAGGAGCGGCCTTGACCCCAGACGTGAGCTCAGCCTCTGGAGGGTGCACTGGAGGTAGCTCGGGCTCTGGGGTGCACGCTGGCgctgcttgacttgactcagaaagtGAAGCTGTGTCTTGACCTGGCTCAGGAAGtggagctgtgtcttgacttggctcaggaagtgCCAAAGGAGACGTGGGCTCTGAAGGAAGCTCTTGAGGAGCGGGCCCTGGACGGCGCTCGGGGCGAGCGGGTTCTGGACGGCTGGACGACCCCAGCGGAGACTCTGGAGGGCTGGGCGTCTCCAGCAGAGACACTGGATGAGCAGGCTCTGTGCGAGCGGGTCGCTTGAGGGCACTCTGGCGGCGCGGTTGCTTGAGGGCGCTCTGGCTGGTCAGTGAGCTCGGgtgcggcggccatcttggtcGGGGGCTCAgtcttggcggccatcttggctgggggctcaggcttggtggccatcttggccgggggctcaggcttggcggccatcttggccgggggctcaggcttggcggccggcttggcggccatcttggccgggaactcaggaacggaggccatcttggccgggaactcaggaacggaggccatcttggccggggattcAGGCTTGGCGGTCATCTTGGCCGGGaactcaggaacggaggccatcttggccggggattcaggaacggaggccatcttggccggggactcaggaacggaggccatcttggccggggactcaGGCTTgacggccatcttggccgggaactcaggaacggaggccatcttggccggggatgctggcgtggcggccatcttgcgtgcagacgctggcgtggcggccatcttgcgtgcagacgctggcgtggcggccatcttgcgtgcagacgctggcgtggcggccgcCGGTGGAACTGGGTTGAGGATTCTGGTGGAGCTTAGGCAGACTTGGGGAAGCGAGGAAGGCATGGAGGGATCAAGCTTATTGGAGAAGGAGGTGGAGGACACTGGCTTGTGGTGAGCTGGAGTGATTGCATGCTTTCGGATGGGAGGAGGATAGGAATCCTCCACAACAACATGACAATTGGAATTACTGAGATTCAGTACATGATTAAGAAAATCCGCTAGGGGTTTGCGGCAATCGTCATCAGTTATTaaattgaacagaaaatcatCCTTTAGTCCCATCCGAAAGCAAGCATTTAACATCGAATCACTCCAGCTTACCAGATGGGAAATGCTCAAAAAATCCTCCACAAACTCCTCCAATGGCCGTTCCTCCTGCTGGAGATCCCAGAGGAATTCCTCAGCCCAGTTCATCTTTAGTGTTCGGTCCGTGATTCTGTCACGCTGCTGGTGGAGACGGAGATGGCAGATAAAACTTGAAGGAAAgataaataaactgtaatttattgaaaacaaataaacaagcaaaaccAAGGAACATAAACCACACAGGAACATTAATCACGGACCATGGGAGTGAGAGACTGAGGACAATATATACACAGAGACAGGGGAGTGGCTACAAACGAGCaaacgaggggaagtacaaatatgggcaaggactaaaccaaataCACTAAACCAAAAGGGGGAGCAAACGGAGCAAACCAAAAGAACAAGAACCATaagggaaaaacactaggaaaacCAAGACAAACCAAACACAATCCTGACAGGTACATAGCATGAAATGgaaacatttatgtttaatattgtatacagttgctttaaaacaaaacacaacaaaacaaaacaaaacttgcatTGTGCTGAAAACAGGGTTGCAATCCTAAAAGGCCACTGAATCAGAGACTTTTTCCACTAATTATGTGGTAATAATgccatgtttttgtttcagtCACTTGAATCAATTTCAgaaattcattaaatatattcaataaatTGCTTATTTCTGTTACAGAACTCTGCTTCCTGTTCAGTTATAATGGAATACATGGATTCATATAATTATGATGATATTTTAGAAGTCCTAAGCAATCAAACAAAAGAAGAGCCTTCTCATGTGGAATTACATCCTCAGCACTGCAGGGAAGCAGCGTGTGTAATCACAGTCATCTTTAATGTGATTGTATTCTGTCTTGGCATCATTGGGAATGGTGCAGTGATCTGGATTACTGGATTTAAGATGAAGAAGTCAGTGAAC
The genomic region above belongs to Labeo rohita strain BAU-BD-2019 unplaced genomic scaffold, IGBB_LRoh.1.0 scaffold_783, whole genome shotgun sequence and contains:
- the LOC127161947 gene encoding uncharacterized protein LOC127161947, translated to MNWAEEFLWDLQQEERPLEEFVEDFLSISHLVSWSDSMLNACFRMGLKDDFLFNLITDDDCRKPLADFLNHVLNLSNSNCHVVVEDSYPPPIRKHAITPAHHKPVSSTSFSNKLDPSMPSSLPQVCLSSTRILNPVPPAAATPASARKMAATPASARKMAATPASARKMAATPASPAKMASVPEFPAKMAVKPESPAKMASVPESPAKMASVPESPAKMASVPEFPAKMTAKPESPAKMASVPEFPAKMASVPEFPAKMAAKPAAKPEPPAKMAAKPEPPAKMATKPEPPAKMAAKTEPPTKMAAAPELTDQPERPQATAPPECPQATRSHRACSSSVSAGDAQPSRVSAGVVQPSRTRSPRAPSRARSSRASFRAHVSFGTS